The Pseudophaeobacter arcticus DSM 23566 genome includes a region encoding these proteins:
- the tnpA gene encoding IS66-like element accessory protein TnpA — MVGHIEHHMEDIGRLEVIVGPSGKRRWSDAYKGRVVAETLVPGVTVNEVAERHELRPNHLSSWRRLAKEGKLVVPDLAGVEFAPVVIEPEAAKPVTASAQAVEITHGATMVRLDAETPPGRIAEIVHALNGVS, encoded by the coding sequence TTGGTAGGACATATTGAGCACCATATGGAGGACATTGGCCGACTGGAGGTCATTGTCGGTCCGTCTGGCAAGCGGCGCTGGAGCGATGCTTACAAGGGGCGCGTTGTTGCCGAGACGCTGGTTCCGGGTGTGACCGTGAACGAGGTGGCTGAGCGGCACGAGCTGCGCCCCAACCATCTGTCGTCGTGGCGGCGTCTGGCCAAGGAGGGCAAGTTGGTGGTGCCGGATTTGGCGGGAGTTGAATTTGCTCCTGTGGTGATCGAACCGGAAGCGGCGAAACCGGTGACTGCATCCGCTCAAGCTGTCGAGATTACGCACGGGGCGACCATGGTGCGGCTGGATGCGGAGACACCACCGGGCCGGATCGCAGAAATTGTTCATGCCTTGAATGGAGTCTCATGA
- a CDS encoding SDR family oxidoreductase, translating to MTQTINLSGRTALITGASRGIGEATARHFASLGANVVLAARSTDTVATIADDIGANALGLTCDVSDWGQASNTVERATEAFGGVDILVNNAGLIDPIARIEDADPFAWGKVVDVNVKGAFHMLRAVLPGMISGRSGLVVNISSGAATSTLEGWSHYCATKAALFSLTGTAQKELGPKGVNVIGLSPGTVATDMQRSIKASGINPVSQLDWERHIPADWVAQAIAWLTTDAARKYDGTDFSLKTDAGRLAVGLPAD from the coding sequence ATGACACAGACCATCAATCTTAGCGGCAGAACCGCTCTCATCACTGGCGCGAGCCGGGGTATTGGCGAGGCAACCGCCCGTCATTTCGCAAGCCTTGGAGCGAATGTGGTGCTTGCCGCCCGCTCCACCGACACTGTTGCCACCATTGCTGATGACATTGGCGCAAACGCCCTCGGACTGACCTGCGATGTGTCGGATTGGGGGCAAGCGTCGAACACCGTGGAACGAGCAACCGAGGCGTTCGGTGGTGTCGATATTCTCGTGAACAACGCGGGACTGATCGACCCCATCGCACGGATAGAAGACGCCGACCCTTTTGCATGGGGCAAAGTTGTGGACGTGAATGTGAAAGGTGCTTTCCACATGCTACGCGCCGTCTTGCCGGGAATGATCTCCGGCAGGTCAGGTCTCGTCGTGAATATCTCTTCCGGAGCTGCAACGTCGACGCTCGAAGGATGGTCGCACTACTGCGCCACCAAGGCAGCACTCTTTAGTTTGACGGGCACTGCACAAAAAGAACTCGGCCCGAAAGGCGTAAATGTGATTGGCTTATCGCCCGGAACTGTCGCCACTGATATGCAGCGCAGCATCAAGGCATCCGGCATCAACCCGGTCAGCCAGCTCGATTGGGAGCGCCATATTCCGGCAGACTGGGTTGCGCAGGCAATCGCCTGGCTCACCACCGATGCGGCGCGGAAATACGATGGGACTGATTTTTCGCTAAAGACTGATGCAGGTCGCCTTGCGGTTGGCCTTCCGGCGGATTGA
- a CDS encoding helix-turn-helix transcriptional regulator produces MTEQKKNEVERKRMVASCEKRRQNLEISLRGFSKEAGLEPSYYGHWVAGQFMFPSAQKLRKIHAAFERLEQLEEFRARLAEGT; encoded by the coding sequence ATGACAGAGCAAAAGAAAAACGAAGTCGAGCGCAAGCGCATGGTCGCATCTTGCGAAAAGCGCCGTCAGAATCTGGAAATTTCTTTGCGGGGTTTCTCTAAAGAGGCTGGGCTAGAACCCTCCTACTACGGCCACTGGGTTGCGGGGCAATTCATGTTTCCCTCAGCACAAAAGCTACGAAAAATCCACGCCGCATTTGAGCGCCTAGAACAACTCGAAGAGTTTCGAGCCAGATTGGCTGAAGGAACTTAA
- a CDS encoding sulfotransferase family protein: MTSKRTPDIVCIGAQKAGTSWLHEALSTRPDVWVPPFKELHFFDHKFIEECRQWAPWHVKKGVKQARVYYQSQLTRHDDSYLEYLDRLVEKPFLNGTWYKFVFSRAGVHQKCLDVTPEYSCIPEDGVDFFRRFLPGVKIVYIIRHPMDRLKSQLRMTAFRRKALPSSKAEWLDLLDFPALQTRGDYLNIVPRWDSHFSDDQLLYLPFGQIAADPVGFLRTVEEHCGLPPREYKKAHRRVHQTQSLELPDFVLKHLEDMSAPQSEFIQERFGQKFYMSTT, translated from the coding sequence ATGACATCTAAGCGGACACCGGATATTGTTTGTATTGGCGCTCAAAAAGCTGGAACCTCGTGGTTGCACGAGGCTCTGTCCACGCGACCTGATGTGTGGGTGCCCCCTTTCAAGGAACTACACTTTTTCGACCATAAGTTTATCGAGGAGTGTCGGCAGTGGGCGCCTTGGCATGTGAAGAAGGGCGTGAAACAAGCGCGGGTTTACTATCAATCCCAATTGACCAGGCACGACGACTCTTACCTGGAGTACCTAGATCGACTGGTTGAAAAGCCTTTTCTGAATGGCACCTGGTACAAATTTGTATTCTCGCGGGCAGGAGTTCACCAAAAATGTTTGGATGTCACGCCAGAGTACTCTTGTATTCCAGAGGATGGGGTAGACTTCTTCAGACGGTTCCTACCCGGCGTCAAAATTGTCTACATCATTCGGCATCCTATGGACCGCCTTAAGTCGCAACTGAGAATGACAGCATTTCGTCGGAAAGCCCTCCCATCATCAAAGGCTGAGTGGCTTGATTTACTTGACTTTCCTGCCCTGCAAACAAGAGGGGACTATTTGAATATAGTTCCACGATGGGATAGTCACTTTTCAGACGATCAGCTGCTATACCTACCATTTGGCCAAATCGCAGCAGATCCAGTGGGTTTCTTACGGACTGTAGAAGAGCATTGCGGGTTGCCGCCCAGAGAGTACAAGAAGGCGCACCGCCGAGTTCACCAAACGCAGAGTCTGGAGCTTCCGGATTTTGTACTCAAGCATTTGGAAGACATGTCCGCTCCACAATCTGAGTTCATCCAGGAGCGTTTTGGCCAAAAATTTTATATGTCGACGACATAA
- a CDS encoding LysR family transcriptional regulator, with amino-acid sequence MDLNLLKTFADVARRGSFAAVARDEGVDPSSVSRRVAALEQALSLTLFERTTRRLALTEAGRLYLAQVGSIIEAIEEAADIARDAVTEPSGLLRITTSVAFGERWLTPRLGPFRSAYPRVEVELILTDAEIDIAAEGIDLALRLGPQVEGSFIVSKLFDVHYHAVAARAYLDVAGPPDSPSDLATRDGIFFALPRFGSAWRFRKTPTDTLIEVRPNPTLAISSALAVRRAALEGLGVALLADWTVAEDLETGRLIDLFPDYEGSATGFDTAVWTVFPSRDYVPARLRVFLDHIRDRGSA; translated from the coding sequence TTGGACCTAAACCTTCTCAAGACCTTTGCCGATGTCGCACGGAGAGGTTCATTCGCGGCAGTCGCGCGAGATGAAGGGGTCGATCCGTCGTCTGTATCCCGACGTGTTGCAGCGCTCGAACAGGCGCTCAGTCTCACACTCTTTGAAAGAACCACGCGACGGCTCGCCCTTACAGAGGCGGGACGGCTCTACCTCGCACAAGTCGGATCAATTATTGAAGCTATAGAAGAAGCGGCGGACATCGCCCGCGATGCGGTGACAGAGCCGTCCGGTCTTCTCAGGATCACAACGTCAGTTGCTTTTGGGGAGCGCTGGCTCACTCCCCGTCTCGGCCCGTTTCGATCCGCCTACCCTCGGGTCGAGGTTGAACTTATCCTAACCGACGCTGAGATAGACATTGCAGCCGAAGGCATTGACCTCGCCCTGCGCCTCGGCCCGCAGGTTGAAGGGTCATTCATTGTCTCGAAACTGTTTGACGTTCACTATCACGCAGTCGCAGCACGAGCCTACCTGGATGTAGCTGGACCACCAGACAGTCCATCGGACCTGGCCACCAGGGATGGTATTTTCTTTGCTCTGCCACGTTTCGGTTCGGCTTGGCGCTTCAGAAAAACACCGACCGATACCTTGATTGAAGTACGACCAAATCCGACGCTCGCAATCTCCAGCGCCTTGGCGGTCCGGCGCGCAGCGCTCGAGGGACTTGGCGTTGCCCTACTGGCCGATTGGACAGTGGCGGAGGACTTAGAGACTGGTCGACTTATCGACCTTTTCCCCGACTACGAAGGGAGTGCGACAGGCTTCGACACGGCCGTTTGGACGGTATTTCCCAGTCGGGACTATGTTCCAGCTCGGTTGAGAGTCTTCCTAGATCATATCCGTGACCGAGGGAGCGCATGA
- the tnpB gene encoding IS66 family insertion sequence element accessory protein TnpB (TnpB, as the term is used for proteins encoded by IS66 family insertion elements, is considered an accessory protein, since TnpC, encoded by a neighboring gene, is a DDE family transposase.) produces MIFPSNRVRIVVATNPVDFRKGHDGLAALVKNELRKEPFTGTVFVFRSKRADRLKLLYWDGTGLVMTYKRLEETTFTWPAIRDGLMSLNHAQFEALFAGLDWRKVKALAARPPTAAE; encoded by the coding sequence ATGATCTTCCCGTCGAACCGGGTGCGGATCGTGGTGGCGACCAATCCGGTGGACTTCCGGAAAGGCCATGACGGGCTGGCGGCGCTGGTGAAAAACGAGTTGCGCAAAGAGCCGTTCACAGGGACCGTGTTTGTGTTCCGCTCCAAGCGGGCCGACCGGTTGAAGCTGCTCTATTGGGACGGCACCGGGCTGGTGATGACCTACAAGCGGCTGGAGGAAACGACATTCACCTGGCCTGCGATCAGGGACGGGCTGATGTCGCTCAATCACGCCCAGTTTGAGGCGCTGTTTGCCGGGCTCGACTGGCGCAAGGTGAAGGCTCTGGCGGCGCGCCCGCCAACTGCGGCGGAGTGA
- a CDS encoding cytochrome b produces the protein MRRSDIPARWPVVIVLLHWTMTAALLAMILGGFAMSRVAEAAAEAGDFSLTVLGIPVFEAYQLHKSIGVLLFGLVLIRLLFRVALPEPDLPEHTKTPERFAARAAHVGLYMLMFGLPISGWLLVASSPLGIPTQVFGLFTFPHPIGPDAGRDALFHTAHWAGAWALCGLASVHTAAALKHHVINRDSVLEAMLPVRRSKDERSDIHAE, from the coding sequence ATGCGCCGCTCAGATATTCCGGCGCGCTGGCCAGTCGTCATCGTCCTTCTACACTGGACGATGACGGCGGCCCTCCTTGCCATGATTTTGGGTGGTTTCGCCATGTCGCGGGTCGCAGAAGCGGCAGCGGAGGCGGGAGATTTTTCTCTCACCGTTTTGGGGATTCCAGTCTTCGAGGCCTACCAGCTTCACAAGTCTATCGGGGTCCTGCTTTTTGGACTCGTCCTGATCCGCCTTCTATTCAGAGTCGCTTTGCCAGAGCCCGACCTGCCAGAGCACACGAAAACGCCCGAAAGGTTCGCCGCGCGAGCGGCGCATGTGGGGCTCTACATGCTCATGTTCGGGTTGCCGATCTCTGGGTGGTTGCTGGTCGCATCGTCCCCGCTCGGGATACCGACGCAGGTTTTTGGTCTCTTTACCTTCCCGCACCCCATCGGCCCCGACGCCGGGCGGGACGCATTGTTCCACACGGCGCATTGGGCAGGGGCCTGGGCTCTCTGCGGGCTTGCTTCGGTTCACACGGCGGCAGCTCTGAAACACCACGTCATCAACCGAGACAGCGTGCTGGAAGCGATGCTTCCTGTTCGCCGGTCAAAAGACGAGAGGAGTGACATCCATGCAGAATAG
- a CDS encoding YceI family protein, with protein MQNRPSAIALFIILASAAYGQDAWTVDHASSXLTYSVEIADQTAQGAFGSWVADIFFDPERPETGQVRVEIDMPTVSIADPRATAVANEAWLSVDDHPLAVFVADQFDLATNGTLVVVGTLTLKNIDAPMTLSGTLIVQGDTAQADLSGVIPRLTYDIGAGQDVVSTXVTVNATLTVHRSPEEN; from the coding sequence ATGCAGAATAGACCTTCCGCAATCGCCCTTTTCATCATCTTGGCAAGCGCGGCATATGGACAGGATGCTTGGACAGTCGATCACGCATCGAGCCANTTGACCTACAGTGTCGAGATAGCCGATCAGACCGCGCAAGGTGCCTTTGGTAGCTGGGTCGCAGATATTTTCTTCGATCCCGAGCGCCCTGAGACAGGGCAAGTGCGGGTCGAGATTGATATGCCGACCGTTTCCATCGCCGACCCACGTGCGACTGCCGTTGCAAATGAGGCGTGGCTTTCTGTCGACGATCATCCGTTGGCCGTTTTTGTCGCTGACCAGTTCGATCTTGCGACGAACGGCACTCTCGTCGTGGTTGGCACCCTCACTCTCAAGAACATCGACGCGCCGATGACCTTATCGGGAACGCTGATTGTCCAAGGCGATACCGCGCAGGCTGATCTGTCCGGAGTTATCCCACGCCTCACATACGATATCGGTGCAGGCCAGGACGTGGTTTCCACCNACGTCACGGTTAATGCCACCCTAACGGTCCATCGCAGCCCCGAAGAAAACTAA
- the tnpC gene encoding IS66 family transposase: MIDAADLPDDVAALKAMIIASDGREQRHQDRIVRLEKLVADFRRVLFGSKSERVDPEQFELALEDIEAATEAIQAEEEADDQQATGKPRPRKANRGALPKHLPRIEEVIEPESTVCGCGAERHVIGEDVSERLDVIPAQFRVVVTRRPKYACRSCEEGIAQAPAPAHLIPGGMPTEATIAHVIVSKYADHLPLYRQAQIYSRQGIDLDRSTLAAWVGRAGFELRPVFDALMADLKRSGKLFMDETVAPVLDPGRKKTKTGYFWALARDDRSWGGDDPPGVAFTYAPGRSGQYAEDILKGFAGTLQVDGYAGYNRLLKRQGNTIRLAHCWAHARRKLFEVAKSGKATPIADDGLIQIQALYRIEKDIRGQCPEDRKAARQERSKPLVGQMENWLKENRARVSAKSPIGEALNYISKYWAGLTEFLDDGRVEMDSNSVERTIRPIALNRKNALFAGHDAGAQNWAILASMIETCKMNAVDPHAWLTRTLTAIANGHKQSNISSLMPWSYTADV; encoded by the coding sequence ATGATTGATGCGGCTGATCTTCCCGACGATGTGGCAGCTCTGAAGGCGATGATCATCGCGTCAGACGGGCGTGAGCAGCGTCATCAGGACCGTATCGTCCGGTTGGAAAAGCTGGTGGCCGACTTCAGGCGCGTGCTCTTCGGATCAAAATCCGAACGGGTTGATCCTGAACAATTTGAGCTGGCGCTGGAAGACATCGAAGCGGCAACGGAGGCGATCCAGGCAGAAGAGGAAGCCGACGACCAGCAGGCAACGGGCAAACCCCGTCCGCGCAAAGCCAATCGTGGAGCGCTGCCCAAGCACCTGCCGCGTATCGAAGAGGTGATCGAGCCAGAGAGCACGGTTTGCGGCTGCGGTGCGGAACGGCATGTGATTGGCGAAGATGTCAGCGAGCGGCTCGATGTCATTCCGGCCCAGTTCCGGGTGGTCGTAACCCGCCGTCCGAAATATGCATGCCGGTCCTGCGAGGAAGGGATTGCCCAGGCGCCCGCTCCGGCACACCTGATCCCCGGCGGCATGCCGACCGAGGCGACAATTGCCCATGTGATCGTCAGCAAATACGCCGATCACTTGCCATTGTATCGCCAGGCACAAATCTACAGCCGTCAGGGCATCGATCTGGATCGCTCCACATTGGCGGCCTGGGTGGGTCGTGCGGGCTTTGAGCTGCGTCCCGTCTTTGACGCGCTGATGGCTGACCTGAAACGCTCGGGCAAGCTGTTTATGGATGAAACGGTTGCCCCAGTGCTCGACCCCGGTCGCAAGAAGACCAAAACCGGCTACTTCTGGGCGCTTGCCCGCGATGACCGGTCATGGGGCGGGGACGACCCGCCGGGTGTGGCCTTCACCTATGCGCCGGGGCGGTCCGGCCAATACGCGGAAGACATTCTGAAAGGCTTCGCCGGCACCCTGCAAGTAGACGGATACGCAGGCTACAACCGCCTGCTCAAGCGTCAGGGGAACACGATCCGATTAGCCCATTGCTGGGCACACGCCCGGCGCAAACTCTTCGAGGTTGCCAAATCCGGCAAAGCCACTCCGATTGCTGACGATGGCCTGATCCAGATCCAGGCCCTCTACCGCATCGAAAAGGACATCCGGGGCCAATGTCCGGAGGATCGAAAAGCGGCACGCCAGGAGCGCTCAAAACCGCTGGTCGGTCAAATGGAGAACTGGCTCAAGGAAAACCGCGCCCGCGTCTCCGCCAAATCCCCCATCGGCGAGGCCCTGAACTACATCTCCAAATACTGGGCAGGCCTGACCGAGTTCCTCGACGACGGCCGCGTGGAAATGGACTCCAATTCCGTCGAGCGGACAATCCGACCTATAGCTCTGAATAGGAAGAACGCTCTTTTTGCCGGGCATGACGCCGGTGCCCAGAACTGGGCAATCCTCGCGTCGATGATCGAAACCTGCAAGATGAACGCCGTCGATCCGCACGCCTGGCTCACTCGAACACTGACCGCCATCGCAAACGGGCATAAGCAGTCCAACATCAGCAGCCTGATGCCCTGGAGTTACACCGCAGACGTGTGA
- a CDS encoding helix-turn-helix transcriptional regulator has protein sequence MNSGAWQQLKGELSSYGQRVDSHGFTAGFDFIQGIPSEIITTFPNSWLEEYQANSYILSDPVVIWGSQYEGFKNWDELLELYPANMPDVISAARSSGMVNGSVLSISVNRTRAIIGITHYERSLSEADRLELFGLLAKMCIECEKRKAGPEISELGRRYLQLVSEGLTDKEIAERQGVSQRAVSALRERVMAKLSAPTLATALLSAYKYRIID, from the coding sequence ATGAATTCTGGAGCATGGCAACAACTCAAGGGAGAGTTATCTTCCTACGGTCAACGTGTAGATAGTCATGGGTTCACCGCAGGCTTTGATTTCATTCAGGGTATCCCAAGCGAGATCATCACGACATTCCCAAACAGTTGGTTGGAAGAGTATCAGGCCAATAGCTACATTCTCAGCGATCCCGTGGTCATATGGGGGAGCCAGTATGAGGGATTCAAAAATTGGGATGAGCTGCTAGAACTCTATCCGGCTAACATGCCTGATGTGATTTCGGCAGCTAGGTCCTCAGGGATGGTGAACGGTTCTGTGCTTTCGATATCGGTAAACAGAACCCGAGCAATCATTGGTATAACCCACTATGAAAGGTCACTTTCTGAGGCCGACCGGCTTGAGCTCTTCGGGTTACTGGCTAAGATGTGTATTGAGTGCGAAAAGAGGAAGGCTGGCCCCGAGATCTCAGAGCTGGGCCGCAGGTATCTACAGCTAGTCTCTGAAGGGTTGACAGACAAAGAGATTGCAGAGCGCCAGGGGGTCTCCCAACGCGCAGTTAGCGCTCTGCGTGAAAGGGTCATGGCCAAGCTCTCCGCTCCGACCTTAGCGACAGCGTTGCTCTCGGCATATAAGTACCGAATTATAGACTAA
- a CDS encoding sulfotransferase family 2 domain-containing protein — MTNFLLKSPRLVFVHLPKTGGTSVRKALGGGVERRFFGHLPDSFRHLSSFAVTREPRARFLSAFRMFKYGNKLERDYYSEPRWPDLTVTKALDVMEDSKVGFDRSQRSLAWNLKHHLLPQTHPFNCLEFAKTILRFESLDSDFSCLCSDLGITAELPQLRRSNGKQFPEEPWVPEDIDRFYNLFQEDYLQLDYKPVATPRKSTPLVAKASMQRSTDRTLYTLWPTYFSDQSVFANNAAESLPAVDCALEPFAAEVIPGDQNGTWAGRSKDLIDHFHKLQPEFSGMSRLSHLLACTIVVLRRDEACEPARKLFWRILDERFDDIRSELSLRWLVSISDTMADFGRSSGERAVGLNASVFANSTKLHESELKVFYPKRPWPPKKRMTPGGELFDGMITFWTEKGDLIENMFARSLKVAELEPTAGKILVEVIDRLKRGPTVYRRFTRIAGKETVPILEEEVRNRIRRIMSKKL; from the coding sequence ATGACCAACTTTTTGCTGAAGAGCCCACGCTTAGTTTTTGTCCATCTGCCAAAGACTGGAGGGACTTCAGTACGAAAGGCTTTGGGTGGGGGCGTCGAGAGAAGGTTCTTTGGACATCTCCCCGATAGCTTTAGACACTTGTCCAGCTTTGCGGTCACTCGAGAGCCTAGAGCCCGTTTCCTCTCCGCTTTTCGGATGTTCAAGTATGGCAACAAGTTGGAACGAGACTACTACTCAGAACCGCGCTGGCCGGATCTGACCGTAACTAAAGCGCTGGATGTGATGGAGGATTCTAAGGTCGGGTTCGACCGCAGTCAGAGAAGTTTAGCTTGGAATCTTAAGCATCATTTGCTTCCCCAAACTCACCCCTTCAATTGCCTGGAATTTGCCAAAACGATACTCCGTTTTGAAAGTCTTGATAGCGATTTTTCATGCTTGTGTTCGGATTTAGGTATCACTGCTGAACTTCCACAGCTTCGTCGTTCTAATGGGAAGCAGTTCCCGGAAGAGCCTTGGGTTCCTGAAGACATTGATCGCTTTTACAACCTGTTTCAGGAGGACTACCTCCAGTTGGACTACAAGCCTGTAGCAACACCTCGAAAAAGCACTCCCTTGGTGGCCAAAGCAAGTATGCAACGATCTACTGACCGGACTTTATATACCCTCTGGCCGACCTATTTTTCCGATCAATCAGTCTTTGCGAATAATGCTGCAGAATCTTTGCCTGCAGTCGACTGTGCCTTAGAGCCATTTGCTGCCGAAGTTATTCCTGGTGATCAGAACGGCACTTGGGCGGGACGGTCGAAGGATTTGATCGATCACTTTCATAAGTTGCAACCTGAGTTCTCAGGGATGTCACGCCTGTCACATTTGCTAGCTTGTACAATCGTTGTGCTTCGGAGGGACGAGGCCTGCGAACCAGCCAGAAAGCTGTTTTGGAGGATTTTGGATGAACGGTTTGATGATATCCGTTCCGAGCTCTCTCTCCGGTGGCTCGTTTCAATTTCCGATACTATGGCTGATTTTGGGAGATCTTCAGGCGAGCGGGCGGTTGGATTGAATGCGAGTGTCTTTGCAAATAGCACAAAACTACACGAAAGTGAACTTAAGGTCTTCTACCCAAAGAGACCATGGCCTCCTAAAAAAAGGATGACTCCAGGTGGCGAACTGTTTGATGGTATGATCACTTTTTGGACAGAAAAAGGCGATTTAATTGAGAATATGTTTGCTCGATCTTTGAAAGTTGCCGAGTTGGAACCCACGGCAGGAAAAATTCTGGTTGAAGTTATCGATCGGTTAAAAAGGGGGCCAACTGTCTACCGAAGGTTCACTCGCATCGCGGGCAAAGAAACCGTCCCGATTCTCGAAGAAGAGGTGAGAAACAGAATTCGGCGCATAATGTCGAAAAAGCTCTAA
- a CDS encoding FMN-dependent NADH-azoreductase, translated as MNRILQIDSSSRPTAPSESAIEGSFSRALADHITDQLSSVTPNAEIVNRDLVADPIAHIADQTIKGYYTPPEAMTDDLRKATAQSDTLIAELRDADIVVLSAPLYNFSVPSALKAWIDQIVRIGHTFAYEDGQFRGLLADRPTYLALSYGAGGYAPGGPLESYDYLRPYLTGLMNFIGLTSVEVFTIEATTVPDAHDILQAALADIDAKLPGSIAA; from the coding sequence ATGAACCGTATTCTTCAAATCGACAGTTCATCCCGACCAACCGCTCCGTCCGAAAGTGCCATCGAGGGTTCATTCAGCAGAGCGTTGGCGGATCACATCACTGACCAACTGTCCAGTGTGACCCCGAACGCCGAGATTGTGAACCGCGACCTAGTCGCAGATCCAATCGCTCATATCGCCGACCAGACCATCAAAGGCTACTACACTCCGCCAGAGGCGATGACTGACGATCTTCGAAAGGCGACTGCGCAATCGGATACACTGATCGCTGAACTCCGCGACGCGGATATTGTTGTGCTATCCGCGCCCCTCTACAACTTCTCGGTTCCGTCCGCGCTGAAGGCCTGGATCGACCAGATCGTTCGTATCGGACACACCTTCGCTTATGAGGACGGCCAGTTTCGCGGTCTTCTAGCTGATCGTCCGACCTACCTCGCGTTGAGCTACGGCGCAGGCGGTTATGCGCCAGGCGGGCCGTTGGAGAGCTACGATTACCTGCGTCCTTACCTGACCGGCCTGATGAACTTTATCGGTCTGACTTCGGTCGAGGTTTTCACCATTGAGGCTACGACCGTGCCGGATGCCCACGACATCCTGCAAGCAGCATTGGCTGACATTGATGCCAAATTGCCCGGTTCAATCGCTGCCTGA
- a CDS encoding acyl-homoserine-lactone synthase, translating to MINAIVVDEKNSGLYGGLLQAQFQRRYELFAENLGWDIPRSTRIERDQYDRAETVYILLEEDGVLSGYARLLPTTAQTRYGTAGFSYLVKDAEAGLLPGIPTGILSGVAAPVSSEVWEMTRVEANDRRNLEALFEVANRYLKSVGARSTITFTRKSFAGILNRLGYATKILGPDCSYAGKPYCAMATQLQLGQ from the coding sequence ATGATCAATGCAATTGTCGTCGATGAAAAGAACTCTGGTCTTTATGGAGGGCTTTTGCAGGCCCAGTTTCAGAGGCGATATGAACTCTTCGCTGAAAACTTGGGGTGGGATATCCCCCGGTCCACAAGAATTGAGAGGGACCAGTATGATCGTGCTGAGACGGTCTACATCCTTCTGGAGGAAGATGGAGTTCTTTCCGGCTATGCGAGGCTTTTGCCGACCACCGCCCAAACGCGATATGGAACAGCGGGATTTAGTTATTTGGTCAAAGATGCCGAAGCGGGTCTTTTGCCTGGCATTCCAACAGGCATCCTGAGCGGTGTGGCTGCGCCAGTATCATCAGAAGTTTGGGAAATGACGAGGGTTGAGGCTAATGATCGCCGTAACCTTGAGGCTCTCTTTGAGGTCGCCAATAGATATCTCAAGTCCGTTGGAGCAAGATCCACAATAACCTTTACCAGGAAAAGCTTCGCAGGGATCCTCAATCGCTTGGGATACGCGACCAAAATCTTGGGGCCGGACTGCAGCTATGCTGGTAAGCCCTACTGTGCAATGGCCACGCAGTTGCAGCTTGGGCAGTAA
- a CDS encoding YceI family protein — translation MLKSAIATFATILATTPAFAEPVEWTLDLGHAHVGWEIDHMNMANTVGRFDTFDGTFLIDEEVPANSEITFTIDAASINSNHVGRDNHVRNADYLNVTDHPTIDFTSTEXRMLTPTTGKLIGDLTILGVTAPVELDFQMVNRRTYPDFIPNYDEVEVVGFHVTGEIARLDHGMDFIAFLGSPTGFVVDLDARFDLVRCDGAPDTNVPCNWGRVEGFTGPNES, via the coding sequence ATGCTGAAATCAGCCATTGCTACCTTTGCCACAATTCTCGCGACTACGCCCGCGTTCGCGGAACCTGTTGAGTGGACCCTCGACCTTGGCCATGCCCATGTCGGCTGGGAGATCGACCATATGAACATGGCCAATACGGTCGGTCGGTTTGACACTTTCGACGGAACGTTTCTCATTGATGAAGAAGTTCCCGCAAACAGCGAGATCACTTTCACTATCGACGCCGCTTCGATCAACTCGAACCATGTCGGGCGCGACAATCATGTGCGCAACGCCGATTACCTGAACGTCACAGACCACCCAACCATCGACTTCACCTCTACCGAGGNGCGGATGCTAACGCCGACCACAGGCAAACTGATCGGCGACCTTACAATACTGGGCGTGACGGCCCCAGTCGAACTCGACTTCCAAATGGTCAACCGTCGGACCTACCCGGATTTCATCCCGAATTACGATGAAGTCGAAGTCGTCGGCTTCCATGTCACGGGCGAGATCGCGCGGTTGGACCACGGGATGGACTTCATTGCCTTTCTTGGTTCGCCCACCGGCTTCGTGGTCGATCTCGACGCCCGTTTTGATTTGGTTCGCTGTGACGGCGCTCCCGACACGAACGTCCCTTGCAATTGGGGCCGGGTAGAGGGCTTCACAGGCCCGAATGAGAGCTGA